In a single window of the Nitrospirota bacterium genome:
- a CDS encoding ABC transporter permease — protein sequence MKLLDISLNNLLRKKGRTFFLVSGLAIGIGAAVAMTSVGDAMNKEVMRALDEFGANILVLPASEGLPLSYGGLTVSAVNTGGRELTTKDVARIRTIKNKENISTIAPKLLVQTEIKGTKVLLAGVDFKAEQRIKKWWRVAAGMNPQESGEALIGKDAAARLHLAPGDRIALAQGSLRVSGVLDGTGSQDDGLIFADILWVQKTFHKGTSISLIELSALCTGCPIEDMVGQVNSALPGARAVAVKETVELKMQAMHYFHSFSLGISALLLIVAGMIIFFAMTASVKERVQEIGLFRAIGFRTGHIIQVLLTEAFIVSLLAGIVGYIVGTISPRFVAPYLMSAYNLTFEFDPVRAAGALAASVGIGLLASIYPAVRAGRLDPVEALKAL from the coding sequence CTTCGGAAAAAAGGCCGGACGTTCTTTCTGGTCTCTGGTCTCGCGATCGGGATCGGCGCCGCGGTGGCCATGACCTCGGTGGGCGATGCCATGAACAAAGAGGTCATGCGCGCCCTTGACGAGTTCGGGGCGAACATTCTGGTGCTTCCCGCTTCGGAAGGACTTCCGCTTTCCTATGGGGGCCTCACGGTCTCGGCGGTGAACACCGGCGGACGGGAACTCACGACGAAGGATGTGGCAAGGATACGCACCATCAAGAACAAAGAGAACATCAGCACGATCGCGCCGAAACTGCTGGTCCAGACCGAGATCAAGGGGACAAAGGTGCTCCTGGCCGGAGTGGACTTCAAGGCGGAACAACGGATCAAAAAATGGTGGCGCGTAGCGGCCGGCATGAATCCGCAGGAAAGCGGCGAGGCTTTGATCGGAAAGGACGCTGCCGCCCGGCTTCATCTTGCGCCCGGCGACCGTATTGCCCTTGCTCAGGGGTCGCTCCGGGTATCCGGCGTGCTCGACGGGACGGGTTCCCAGGACGACGGCTTGATATTCGCCGATATCCTGTGGGTACAGAAGACATTTCATAAAGGGACCTCGATAAGCCTGATCGAACTCTCCGCCCTCTGCACCGGCTGTCCCATCGAGGACATGGTGGGTCAGGTGAACAGCGCGCTGCCCGGCGCCAGGGCCGTGGCGGTCAAGGAGACGGTGGAGCTCAAGATGCAGGCCATGCACTACTTCCATTCATTCTCGCTCGGCATCTCGGCGCTGCTCCTGATCGTGGCAGGCATGATCATCTTCTTTGCCATGACCGCGTCGGTCAAGGAGCGGGTGCAGGAGATAGGCCTGTTCCGGGCCATCGGGTTCCGGACCGGACATATTATCCAGGTGCTGCTCACCGAGGCCTTCATCGTGAGCCTGCTCGCCGGGATCGTCGGTTATATAGTCGGGACCATCAGCCCCCGGTTCGTGGCGCCCTATTTGATGAGCGCGTACAACCTCACGTTCGAGTTCGACCCCGTCCGTGCAGCGGGCGCGCTTGCCGCGTCGGTCGGCATCGGGTTGCTGGCGAGCATCTATCCAGCGGTGCGTGCAGGACGGCTCGATCCGGTGGAAGCGTTGAAGGCGCTGTAA
- a CDS encoding ABC transporter ATP-binding protein produces the protein MAFIELNNVTKIFHAGDEDYAALKGISLGINTGEFVAVMGPSGSGKSTLLSLIGGLSRASSGVVSIDDIDLGSLGPNKLSDFRREYLGFVFQSFYLVPYLTAIENVMLPLTIQPGLNGTARDMALGALARVGLAEKAGRLPSQLSGGEQERVAIARALVNRPALILADEPTGNLDTKTGNKVLDMLESLHADGHTIVMVTHSEENAKRAGRTIEIRDGEVV, from the coding sequence ATGGCATTCATAGAACTGAATAATGTTACCAAAATCTTCCATGCCGGTGATGAAGATTATGCCGCGCTCAAGGGCATATCGCTCGGCATCAACACAGGCGAGTTCGTGGCCGTCATGGGGCCTTCAGGCTCTGGGAAAAGCACCCTGCTCTCGCTCATCGGCGGACTCAGCAGGGCGTCCTCGGGTGTCGTGTCCATCGATGATATCGACCTGGGAAGTCTGGGGCCGAACAAGCTGTCGGATTTCAGGCGTGAATATCTTGGCTTCGTGTTCCAGTCCTTCTACCTTGTGCCGTATCTTACGGCGATCGAGAATGTGATGCTGCCGCTCACGATCCAACCCGGTCTGAACGGAACAGCGCGTGATATGGCGCTCGGCGCGCTTGCGCGGGTCGGCCTGGCTGAGAAGGCGGGACGTCTGCCGTCCCAGCTCTCGGGTGGAGAACAGGAACGGGTCGCGATCGCGCGGGCGCTGGTGAACAGGCCGGCGCTTATCCTCGCGGACGAGCCCACCGGCAATCTTGATACGAAAACCGGGAACAAGGTGCTCGACATGCTCGAATCCCTTCACGCGGACGGCCATACGATCGTGATGGTGACGCACAGTGAGGAGAACGCAAAGCGGGCGGGACGGACCATCGAGATCAGGGATGGCGAGGTTGTGTAA
- a CDS encoding MXAN_2562 family outer membrane beta-barrel protein: MQKIILMLLVLLIPAAAYGAEPSPVRPHWSLELKGGRFAPVLENWSYYYGKRDMPVYEGTLAYKVLRQVEFGVGAGTARDKGQGYAPDHGTVSGEVVYELYPVNVFVLVRGVISENQWLVPYIGGGWTRMYYRERIQNQEKVRGSADGYHVRGGLQLLLDGIDRGAANNLSMDFGVYHTYLFVEAERTKVKDKATSDDLGGTAYLGGLLFEF; the protein is encoded by the coding sequence ATGCAAAAGATCATACTGATGTTACTCGTTCTTCTTATTCCGGCAGCCGCGTATGGCGCGGAACCATCGCCAGTCCGTCCCCACTGGTCTCTGGAATTAAAGGGCGGCAGGTTCGCCCCGGTCCTTGAAAACTGGTCATACTACTACGGTAAAAGAGACATGCCGGTGTATGAAGGAACGCTGGCGTACAAGGTCCTGCGACAGGTCGAGTTCGGGGTCGGCGCGGGAACGGCAAGGGACAAGGGCCAGGGCTATGCCCCGGACCACGGCACCGTGTCCGGAGAGGTTGTCTATGAGCTTTACCCGGTCAATGTCTTTGTTCTGGTGCGCGGCGTCATAAGCGAAAATCAATGGCTGGTGCCCTATATCGGCGGCGGCTGGACCAGGATGTATTACCGCGAGAGGATCCAGAACCAGGAGAAGGTGCGCGGCTCGGCTGATGGATATCATGTCCGGGGAGGCTTGCAGCTTTTGCTGGACGGCATCGATCGGGGCGCGGCCAACAACCTGTCCATGGATTTTGGCGTGTACCATACGTATCTCTTTGTCGAAGCGGAACGGACAAAAGTCAAGGACAAGGCCACATCAGATGATCTCGGCGGCACCGCCTATTTGGGTGGATTGTTGTTCGAGTTTTGA
- a CDS encoding fibronectin type III domain-containing protein, producing MRSPGPVLFFIAAFILLTIAGPRTLLASDTQIIVNNAADAVCSTTATPACYRTIQEAIDNANYVISNNTGTTVTYSILVEPGTYSEVITLKPGVSIVQGRETARTILNNSGNAPVVTASNLSTAASFRNFSFINTSTGIVVSNSSSVINITNNVFYGTSGAAITIQGSASTNVINNTFYQNGTAVVRDSASNQITNNIFSNNTVNISGAAFPTNQSNITYNDFNPAPGEGVITDPYSIPRQTITNPDPLFVDISDISHLDVHLKTGSPCIGNGDPNRCTNQGPPCDIGAYGGANADTIPLQVSNITKTTSSTSTSLTWNANLSYSVTGYRIYYGKAPGVYTGTDAAEGPSPINVTVTTTTLSNLSTTVVTPTKPALNSVTALNGSLALSWDAVPGATGYRVYCDIDDGTPSPPTTLNKTVVTTAYTVPDLTNNTKYKIAVSAIAQATYFIAVTAVNSNATGTSIPGIAYESAYSPEISVPLGDAQESVHSDFIIDYPEALAAYPNLQNSRQGCFIATAAYGCYSAPEVQALRAFRDRYLLTNSAGSAFVQWYYEHGPVAAAWLDAHPGYKPVVRTALMPAVGLALFMTGTSLFIKAVVALFMVIIALIIVYRFSRKRLSGSGGAQCKRSY from the coding sequence ATGAGGTCTCCAGGACCGGTCCTTTTCTTCATTGCTGCATTCATTCTCCTCACAATAGCCGGACCACGTACGCTCCTTGCATCGGATACTCAGATCATCGTCAACAACGCCGCTGATGCCGTGTGCAGTACCACGGCCACACCGGCATGTTATAGGACCATACAGGAGGCAATAGACAATGCCAACTATGTCATTTCGAACAATACCGGGACAACAGTGACCTATTCCATCCTTGTTGAACCCGGCACGTATAGCGAAGTGATAACGTTAAAACCCGGAGTCTCTATCGTTCAAGGCAGAGAAACCGCCAGGACCATACTGAACAACAGCGGGAACGCCCCCGTCGTCACTGCAAGCAATTTATCTACCGCGGCAAGTTTTAGAAATTTTTCCTTTATTAACACGTCTACGGGAATAGTGGTTTCAAACAGTTCATCCGTCATCAATATTACCAATAATGTATTTTATGGCACAAGCGGAGCAGCGATAACGATCCAGGGCTCTGCCTCCACCAATGTCATCAACAATACGTTCTATCAGAACGGAACCGCGGTCGTCAGGGATTCAGCGAGCAATCAGATCACGAATAATATTTTTTCTAACAATACCGTGAACATCAGCGGCGCCGCGTTCCCCACCAATCAGAGTAATATCACGTACAACGATTTCAATCCTGCGCCCGGGGAGGGCGTGATAACAGATCCATACTCTATTCCCAGACAAACGATTACTAATCCTGATCCCCTCTTTGTCGATATCTCGGATATCTCGCACCTGGATGTTCATCTCAAAACCGGATCGCCGTGTATAGGCAATGGGGACCCGAACCGATGCACAAACCAAGGCCCACCATGCGATATCGGCGCCTATGGCGGGGCGAACGCGGATACGATCCCTTTGCAGGTGTCCAACATAACCAAAACCACTTCATCGACATCGACCTCCCTGACCTGGAACGCGAATTTGAGCTACTCGGTCACCGGCTACCGGATCTATTACGGAAAGGCTCCCGGTGTTTACACGGGGACCGATGCAGCGGAAGGCCCTTCCCCGATAAACGTAACCGTTACGACCACGACGTTGAGCAACCTGAGTACGACTGTCGTCACTCCGACAAAACCAGCGCTCAACTCCGTGACCGCACTCAACGGAAGCCTCGCCCTAAGCTGGGATGCTGTTCCCGGAGCTACGGGCTACCGGGTCTACTGCGACATCGATGACGGCACGCCATCGCCGCCGACCACCTTGAATAAAACCGTCGTGACTACGGCCTATACCGTCCCGGACCTGACGAATAATACAAAATATAAGATCGCGGTTTCCGCCATTGCCCAGGCCACGTACTTTATCGCGGTCACCGCCGTGAACTCAAATGCTACAGGTACATCGATCCCGGGGATCGCTTACGAAAGCGCTTATTCCCCGGAAATAAGCGTTCCCCTCGGAGATGCTCAGGAAAGCGTCCATTCTGATTTTATCATCGACTATCCCGAGGCCCTCGCTGCCTATCCGAACCTGCAGAACTCGCGCCAGGGCTGCTTCATCGCCACGGCAGCGTATGGCTGCTACTCCGCCCCGGAGGTGCAGGCCCTGCGCGCATTCCGCGATCGTTACCTGCTCACCAACAGCGCAGGCAGCGCATTCGTCCAATGGTATTACGAACACGGTCCGGTTGCCGCGGCCTGGCTGGACGCGCATCCCGGATACAAGCCCGTGGTCAGGACAGCGCTCATGCCGGCGGTCGGCCTGGCGCTCTTTATGACGGGGACCTCGTTGTTCATCAAAGCCGTCGTTGCCCTCTTCATGGTGATCATTGCTCTCATAATTGTGTATCGTTTTTCCAGAAAGAGGCTTTCAGGTTCGGGAGGGGCCCAATGCAAAAGATCATACTGA
- a CDS encoding SMP-30/gluconolactonase/LRE family protein, with protein sequence MAAVRHIIFICLFSLLFAGQVSAFQPMEFVREIGEAGKQAKQSQFHAPRALAAHGDRLYVADTEAHRIVVLDQSGKTVLSWGLKGSKPGQFKYPAGIAIDEQGLVYVADTGNNRIQVFDDGGKWVRGFGARGDGLREFSGPTGITVSAGFVTIADTGNSRVQVLTTGGIAVRQITVRTKTDEMKAPVGVAVDAQHRIYVIDTGTDTARVFDPTGVQVRVFGSRGKGTAGLDRPQGIAVDSRGYIYIADTGNYKVKKFDPRGKLVGSIGSEGDGPGRFRELAGLIAGYENRIWVLDAARNTVQVISTEDGDAPLLTPLSPLPGVAFTQEMRGEVAAISINKNAWGMTGDSLTVLGNSGGGRIIGSRGSGPGSFKNARGLTVDGLGNFWVADTGNDRLKKFNSEGSLLHVFGKSGSGEGEFRSPSGVAVGPKGNIAVADTGNRRVQVFSSKGMFLGAFGKAGKLAGQFGEVVDIATDEFENLYVADRGNDRIAKYDSNGGLIWETGNTGSEEGEFREPENIVVSPDNEVYVLDAGNSRVQVFDRNGKFLRKFGSEGSDAGQFREPRGLALEEGLWLYVGDRGNKRAQVFILKHTPAMPKDVTAQAKINEVQVSWKANTETYLDQYKVYRADSPTDAFTLIGTSTTTSYLDKNLPSNRSFSYRVSSQAREGNESALSGVVSAVTPKLVPARPKRVRGEAWGNQITITWLPNLEPFVTHYQVYRSRKASTGYEFLAKTEKTIFDDGPLANDTLYYYQITAVGKEGDESAPGEVVVASTPRALLTAQPIEIIRMETGEVFASAYTYYESHPLGKVVIVNTADIPYQKVKVRFSTRDFMDNPIETEVPEIAAKQQVEVPLKPVFNKNILEVAENTPLPYEIAVTFSQAGEPRTVSRNFPLTLYERHAMQWDDKARLGAFVTLTDTMVADLSRQVVQQYADAYPHLPQTLVYARGIYEAFGVLGLKYIVDPLSPFQDFSTSPADVTYLQYPRETLMKKSGDCDDLSVLFAACLENIGIDTAFVDVPGHMFLLFNTGVAEADKITLGLPNELIVFYQGTVWIPVETTMVGTSFTRAWQKGAEEYRDWVVRNKANIINVQKTWDEFKPVTLPRSGGTVKVKRGEIEATFKGELEALASRRLAYLSAAYRNVLKKTPDDLATLGQLGILYGENGLFAEALEQFQKLLALDKTNALALNNIGNISYLQGRLDDARQAYEAALRSSPGEPGIMVNLARVSLQAGKKEYAKSLFLDAAVIDPRVVRQYADLAASLGVK encoded by the coding sequence ATGGCGGCAGTACGGCATATCATCTTCATCTGTCTATTCTCCCTTCTGTTTGCAGGGCAGGTGTCCGCGTTCCAGCCGATGGAGTTCGTGCGTGAGATCGGCGAGGCGGGAAAACAGGCGAAGCAGAGTCAATTCCACGCGCCCCGCGCGTTGGCCGCTCACGGAGATCGCTTGTACGTTGCCGATACCGAAGCCCATCGCATCGTCGTCCTGGACCAGAGCGGCAAGACCGTGCTGTCCTGGGGTTTGAAAGGGAGCAAGCCGGGCCAGTTCAAATATCCCGCAGGGATCGCGATCGACGAGCAGGGCCTCGTCTACGTGGCGGACACCGGCAACAATCGCATCCAGGTGTTCGACGATGGGGGGAAGTGGGTGCGCGGTTTCGGCGCCAGGGGAGACGGCCTCCGTGAGTTCAGCGGCCCGACCGGGATAACCGTTTCCGCGGGCTTTGTCACTATTGCCGATACGGGCAACAGCCGCGTGCAGGTGCTGACCACCGGCGGCATCGCGGTCCGCCAGATCACGGTAAGGACGAAGACCGACGAGATGAAGGCGCCCGTAGGCGTGGCAGTGGATGCGCAGCACAGGATATACGTCATCGACACGGGGACCGATACGGCGCGCGTCTTTGACCCCACGGGTGTTCAGGTCCGCGTCTTTGGTTCGCGAGGGAAAGGGACCGCCGGCCTTGATCGGCCGCAGGGTATTGCCGTGGACAGCCGCGGGTACATTTATATTGCGGACACAGGAAACTACAAGGTCAAAAAATTCGATCCCCGCGGCAAGCTTGTCGGCTCCATTGGCTCCGAGGGCGATGGCCCGGGACGGTTCCGAGAGTTAGCAGGACTGATCGCCGGTTACGAGAACAGGATCTGGGTCCTTGACGCGGCCAGGAACACGGTCCAGGTAATTTCAACTGAAGACGGGGATGCGCCGTTGCTGACACCGTTGTCTCCATTGCCGGGTGTTGCGTTCACTCAGGAGATGCGGGGCGAGGTGGCCGCCATCTCGATCAATAAGAACGCCTGGGGCATGACGGGAGATTCTCTCACGGTTCTTGGCAATTCAGGCGGCGGACGCATCATCGGCTCGCGCGGGAGCGGCCCCGGCTCGTTCAAGAACGCGAGGGGTCTGACCGTGGACGGCCTTGGAAACTTCTGGGTCGCCGATACCGGCAATGACCGGCTGAAGAAGTTCAACAGTGAAGGAAGCCTTCTGCACGTATTCGGAAAATCCGGCAGCGGAGAAGGCGAGTTCCGATCGCCTTCGGGAGTTGCCGTGGGTCCAAAGGGCAACATCGCTGTTGCCGATACCGGGAACAGGCGGGTGCAGGTCTTCAGCTCCAAGGGGATGTTCCTCGGCGCATTTGGAAAAGCGGGAAAATTGGCCGGACAGTTCGGCGAGGTTGTGGACATCGCAACGGATGAGTTCGAGAACCTTTACGTTGCGGACCGGGGAAACGACCGGATCGCGAAATATGACAGCAACGGCGGTCTCATCTGGGAAACGGGGAATACCGGCAGTGAAGAAGGGGAATTCCGGGAACCGGAGAATATCGTCGTATCACCGGACAATGAGGTGTACGTGCTCGACGCGGGGAACTCGCGGGTCCAGGTCTTTGACCGTAATGGAAAATTTCTCAGAAAGTTCGGGAGCGAAGGCTCCGACGCGGGCCAGTTCCGGGAGCCCCGGGGGCTTGCGCTGGAAGAGGGCCTCTGGTTGTATGTCGGCGACCGCGGCAACAAAAGGGCGCAGGTCTTTATCCTCAAACACACGCCGGCAATGCCGAAGGACGTCACGGCACAGGCAAAAATAAATGAAGTGCAGGTGAGCTGGAAGGCAAATACCGAAACCTACCTGGATCAGTATAAGGTCTATCGGGCTGATTCACCAACGGACGCCTTCACGCTCATCGGTACTTCGACCACGACATCCTATCTGGACAAGAACCTGCCGAGCAACCGGTCTTTCTCATACCGCGTGAGCAGCCAGGCCCGGGAGGGTAACGAAAGCGCGCTGTCGGGCGTCGTTTCCGCGGTCACGCCGAAGCTGGTCCCCGCCAGACCGAAACGGGTGAGGGGTGAGGCCTGGGGGAATCAGATCACGATCACGTGGCTGCCGAATCTTGAGCCCTTTGTTACACACTATCAAGTGTACCGTTCCAGAAAGGCGTCGACGGGCTATGAGTTCCTGGCAAAAACGGAAAAGACGATCTTCGATGACGGTCCGCTTGCAAACGATACGCTCTATTACTATCAGATAACGGCCGTCGGCAAGGAGGGCGATGAGAGCGCGCCGGGTGAAGTGGTCGTCGCCTCAACGCCCAGGGCGCTGTTGACGGCCCAGCCCATCGAGATCATCAGGATGGAGACCGGCGAGGTGTTCGCGTCGGCGTATACCTATTATGAGTCCCATCCCCTCGGCAAGGTCGTGATCGTGAATACCGCCGACATTCCGTACCAGAAGGTCAAGGTGAGGTTCTCGACCAGGGATTTCATGGATAATCCGATCGAGACCGAGGTCCCCGAGATCGCTGCAAAGCAGCAGGTCGAAGTCCCGCTCAAACCCGTATTCAATAAGAATATTCTCGAGGTCGCCGAGAATACGCCGCTCCCGTACGAGATCGCGGTCACGTTCTCGCAAGCGGGTGAACCCAGGACCGTGTCCCGGAACTTTCCGCTCACGCTCTATGAACGGCATGCAATGCAATGGGACGACAAGGCAAGGCTCGGCGCTTTCGTGACGCTCACGGACACGATGGTGGCCGATCTCAGCAGGCAGGTTGTGCAGCAGTACGCTGATGCCTACCCCCATCTGCCGCAGACCCTTGTGTACGCCCGGGGCATCTACGAAGCGTTCGGCGTTCTTGGGCTCAAGTATATCGTGGACCCATTGAGCCCGTTCCAGGACTTTTCCACAAGCCCCGCGGACGTGACCTATCTCCAGTATCCACGCGAGACTCTCATGAAGAAGAGCGGGGACTGCGACGACCTTTCGGTCCTCTTTGCCGCCTGCCTGGAGAACATCGGGATAGACACGGCGTTTGTGGACGTGCCGGGCCATATGTTCCTCCTGTTCAACACGGGGGTCGCGGAGGCGGACAAGATCACGCTCGGTCTCCCGAATGAGCTCATCGTGTTCTATCAGGGCACGGTCTGGATTCCCGTGGAGACGACCATGGTGGGAACGTCCTTTACCCGCGCCTGGCAAAAGGGTGCGGAAGAGTATCGCGACTGGGTTGTAAGGAACAAGGCGAACATCATCAACGTTCAGAAGACCTGGGACGAGTTCAAGCCCGTCACGCTTCCCAGATCCGGGGGGACGGTGAAGGTCAAGCGTGGCGAGATCGAAGCGACCTTCAAGGGGGAGCTCGAAGCGCTGGCGAGCCGGCGTCTCGCGTACCTGTCCGCCGCGTATCGTAATGTGCTCAAAAAAACCCCGGATGATCTCGCCACGCTGGGGCAGCTCGGCATTCTCTATGGAGAGAATGGTCTCTTTGCCGAGGCGCTTGAGCAGTTCCAGAAACTGCTGGCACTGGACAAGACCAATGCCCTGGCGCTCAACAATATCGGGAATATCAGCTACCTGCAGGGCAGGCTTGACGATGCGCGTCAGGCCTATGAGGCGGCCCTCAGGTCATCGCCTGGAGAACCGGGGATCATGGTGAACCTGGCCCGTGTTTCACTGCAGGCAGGTAAAAAGGAGTACGCAAAGAGCTTATTCCTGGACGCGGCAGTGATCGACCCGCGGGTGGTTCGGCAGTATGCGGATCTTGCTGCGAGCCTGGGAGTGAAATAA